The following coding sequences are from one Oceanimonas doudoroffii window:
- a CDS encoding sensor histidine kinase — MKLSLKGRIALIMLTGAMLTVLGVLTTAYHSLVDDFEQLYSQRQYNATLRAAEQVERVLALRRHSLEMVTPQLTNGVHLHSTAELQARLQRQPMLRQLFPDGVLVFDANATAITETTLVPGRLGTNYADRPHFRTLIRTRESVISSPIIGRTTGAPLISFLSPILSDDGDLLGMLGGVINLATTSILPEQRLREALREGVSFKILDTENQLYVYNGRDLSRELQPLPPPGEDALVDAVLSGAHLGVVKGDGEKRWVYATTHLQQLGWMFVRALPHERVVAPARDFFMRFAGISLLIGTGLALVSFWLAWSALQPLATMTQRIRGMAAEAGSDRPLPETGVPELARLARAFNRLTAERKALSEVKDDFVAVVSHELRTPLTSINGALRLVSSGVAGELPEKAGELVGLAWRNGERLQHLINDLLDFSKLNAGKLELAPEPCCLNTLIDEAIAGNAPMAEAYEVGLRNDLGAPLPTVLDPLRVRQLLDNLISNAIKFSPSGGLVRVSVEQPEPDWLRLTVSDQGEGIPDAFAEHLFDRFAQAENGTMRTTQGTGLGLAICKELVELMDGRIGFYNDRGAHLWLELPVMPHVQQAEGGRP, encoded by the coding sequence ATGAAGCTGTCTCTCAAGGGACGCATTGCGCTGATTATGCTGACCGGCGCCATGCTGACCGTCCTCGGCGTACTGACTACCGCCTATCATTCGCTGGTGGATGACTTTGAACAGCTATACAGTCAGCGTCAGTACAATGCAACCTTGCGTGCCGCCGAGCAGGTGGAACGAGTGCTGGCGCTGCGTCGTCACTCGCTGGAAATGGTGACGCCCCAGCTGACGAACGGCGTGCATCTGCATTCCACCGCCGAACTGCAGGCGCGGTTGCAACGCCAGCCCATGCTGCGCCAGCTGTTTCCCGATGGCGTGCTGGTGTTTGACGCCAACGCCACCGCCATTACCGAAACCACCCTGGTGCCCGGCCGCCTGGGCACCAACTACGCCGACCGCCCTCACTTTCGTACCCTGATCCGCACGCGAGAGTCGGTGATCAGCTCTCCCATTATCGGCCGCACCACGGGTGCGCCGTTGATCTCGTTTCTGAGTCCGATTCTGTCGGATGACGGTGACTTGCTGGGCATGCTGGGGGGCGTGATCAACCTGGCAACCACCTCCATTCTGCCCGAGCAGCGGCTGCGGGAAGCCTTGCGGGAAGGAGTCAGCTTCAAAATTCTCGATACCGAAAACCAGTTGTATGTGTATAACGGCCGGGATCTGTCCCGGGAGCTGCAACCCTTGCCGCCGCCGGGAGAGGATGCCCTGGTCGACGCCGTGCTGTCCGGCGCCCACCTTGGTGTGGTAAAGGGGGACGGTGAAAAACGCTGGGTCTATGCCACCACGCATTTGCAACAGCTGGGCTGGATGTTTGTGCGCGCCCTGCCCCATGAGCGGGTGGTGGCGCCGGCCCGGGATTTCTTTATGCGTTTTGCCGGCATCAGCCTGCTGATCGGCACCGGCCTGGCGTTGGTGTCGTTCTGGCTGGCCTGGAGTGCGTTGCAGCCGCTGGCTACCATGACCCAGCGCATTCGCGGCATGGCCGCCGAGGCCGGAAGCGATCGGCCCTTGCCGGAAACCGGTGTGCCCGAGCTGGCCCGCCTGGCCCGGGCCTTTAACCGGCTGACCGCCGAGCGCAAGGCGCTGAGTGAGGTCAAAGACGACTTTGTGGCGGTGGTGAGCCATGAGTTGCGCACCCCGCTGACCTCCATCAATGGTGCCCTGCGGCTGGTGAGTTCCGGCGTGGCCGGTGAGTTGCCGGAAAAGGCCGGCGAGCTGGTCGGGCTGGCCTGGCGCAATGGCGAACGACTGCAGCACCTGATTAACGATCTGCTCGACTTCAGCAAACTGAACGCCGGCAAGCTGGAGCTGGCCCCCGAGCCCTGCTGCCTGAATACCCTGATCGACGAGGCCATCGCCGGCAATGCCCCCATGGCCGAAGCCTATGAGGTCGGCTTGCGCAACGATCTGGGTGCGCCCCTGCCGACGGTGCTGGATCCGTTGCGGGTGCGCCAGCTGCTGGACAACCTGATCAGCAACGCCATCAAGTTTTCCCCCTCCGGTGGCCTGGTGCGAGTCTCGGTAGAGCAGCCCGAGCCGGACTGGCTGCGGCTGACCGTGAGTGATCAGGGCGAGGGCATCCCCGATGCCTTTGCCGAACACCTGTTTGACCGTTTTGCCCAGGCGGAAAACGGCACCATGCGCACCACCCAGGGCACCGGCCTGGGGCTGGCCATCTGCAAGGAGTTGGTGGAGCTGATGGACGGGCGCATTGGCTTCTATAATGACCGGGGCGCCCACCTGTGGCTGGAGTTGCCGGTCATGCCCCATGTTCAGCAAGCCGAAGGAGGTCGCCCATGA
- a CDS encoding diguanylate cyclase — protein sequence MTDTGPLEQHLARLSARFTERTTEQLTEQLEALRAWRPGIPHQSLQDALIQLLHRLAGSAGTFGQAELGRQAAGLEQRLKTEHTDPAQAGLMISELTVELEQLLQLLGKPLPPAAVTATSPSLPLADGTSELLVLGADLAELAAALKQYGFATRHEQQLDTLPASCWHEHGIIITRSQHLQEVSEWNRYRASRAGKTPAPLLCAGAEQDFSTRYRLAELGVDGLFPLPVDVPALAERIEQLNREHQQHDQARVLLMDDDEELAEHYRLVLTEAGMEVRVLNRPYNMMSTLAEFHPDILLMDIHMPPYSGTTLARMIRFEPQWLSLPIIYLSSEQDRERQLSALAQGADEFITKPISDSLLIRTVSILCHRARQLSRLLARDGLTGLLNHSHSKQALSQEHARVQRMGHHTMVAMLDLDHFKKVNDNHGHATGDRVINTLAHLLQRRLRKTDSLGRYGGEEFVAVLPECDAQQARTLFEQICHDFAALKFRGQEQEFGVTVSVGLACLNDFTTAEEALSAADQALYERKRLGRNGVTDYAVISAHKPRV from the coding sequence ATGACTGACACCGGCCCCCTGGAACAGCACCTGGCCCGCCTCAGCGCCCGTTTCACCGAGCGCACCACCGAGCAGCTGACCGAGCAACTGGAGGCGCTGCGCGCATGGCGGCCCGGAATTCCTCATCAGTCCTTGCAGGACGCACTGATCCAACTACTGCACCGGCTCGCCGGTTCGGCCGGCACCTTTGGCCAGGCCGAACTCGGGCGGCAGGCGGCCGGGCTGGAGCAACGCCTGAAAACGGAGCACACCGACCCCGCCCAGGCCGGCCTGATGATCAGCGAACTGACCGTCGAGCTGGAGCAGCTATTACAGCTGCTGGGCAAGCCTCTGCCGCCCGCGGCCGTGACCGCCACTTCCCCCAGCCTGCCGCTGGCCGACGGCACCAGTGAATTGCTGGTGCTGGGTGCCGACCTGGCTGAACTGGCCGCCGCCCTGAAGCAATACGGCTTCGCCACTCGGCATGAGCAACAGCTCGACACCCTGCCCGCCTCCTGCTGGCACGAACACGGCATCATCATCACCCGCAGCCAGCACCTGCAGGAGGTGTCGGAGTGGAACCGATACAGGGCCAGCCGGGCCGGCAAGACACCCGCCCCCCTGCTGTGCGCCGGCGCCGAGCAGGATTTTTCCACCCGTTACCGCCTGGCGGAGCTGGGCGTGGATGGCCTGTTCCCCCTGCCCGTGGACGTCCCGGCCCTGGCCGAACGCATTGAACAGCTGAACCGGGAACATCAGCAGCATGATCAGGCCAGGGTATTGCTGATGGACGATGACGAAGAGCTGGCCGAACACTACCGTTTGGTGCTGACCGAGGCCGGCATGGAAGTCAGGGTGCTCAACCGACCCTACAACATGATGAGTACCCTGGCCGAGTTTCACCCCGATATTCTGCTGATGGACATACACATGCCACCCTATTCGGGCACCACCCTGGCGCGCATGATTCGCTTTGAGCCTCAATGGCTGAGCCTGCCGATCATTTATCTGTCATCGGAGCAGGACCGGGAGCGACAGCTCAGCGCCCTGGCCCAGGGCGCCGATGAATTCATCACCAAGCCCATTTCCGACTCGCTGCTAATCCGCACCGTGAGCATTCTCTGTCACCGGGCCCGGCAGCTGTCCCGGCTGCTGGCCCGGGACGGGCTCACCGGCTTGCTCAACCACTCGCACAGCAAACAGGCGCTGAGCCAGGAGCACGCTCGAGTTCAGCGCATGGGCCACCACACCATGGTGGCCATGCTCGACCTGGATCACTTCAAAAAGGTCAACGACAATCATGGCCACGCCACCGGCGACCGGGTAATCAACACCCTGGCCCACCTGCTGCAACGGCGGCTACGCAAAACCGACAGCCTGGGGCGCTATGGCGGTGAGGAGTTCGTAGCGGTTCTGCCCGAATGTGATGCCCAGCAGGCTCGCACCCTGTTCGAGCAAATTTGCCACGACTTTGCCGCCCTGAAATTTCGAGGACAAGAGCAGGAATTCGGCGTTACCGTCAGTGTGGGCCTGGCCTGCCTGAATGACTTTACCACCGCCGAGGAAGCACTGAGCGCGGCGGATCAGGCCCTGTATGAACGAAAGAGACTCGGCCGAAACGGTGTCACCGACTATGCTGTAATCAGTGCTCACAAGCCCAGGGTGTAG
- a CDS encoding response regulator has translation MNVLLLEDDYLIADLVETVMLGLSAKARVRHCASLADAKAAWQKLPASLVLCDWHLPDGCGLELIKLIRKTDKHTPVIVISASADRDSVRVALHHGINDFIAKPFDLPMLQKRLQAVIADASARAKSIDDNTDLSETSDVPSVEEWLEQALSEKLQLPGALDNDKVLPLLSRIDELSTAELTTTWKNETALVTRLLKLANSASLRRSGKPVSRLDEAIITLGISQSLNCALAMSLDISGALTHAEFSEQAQQHQAIAEQVAAIARNMALSVDTDGASCHTAGLLSRCGELAVLRTLQQYLDQGGTLNAGQAETLLQQWGPRYGNRLKIQWGLPLPLRELIGAVHMAPAHATRKAPTIMHLAGLCVASKLYGTDTERLLQRVGLDPEKWLNQPD, from the coding sequence GTGAATGTACTGCTGCTTGAAGACGATTACCTGATTGCCGATCTGGTGGAAACCGTGATGCTCGGCCTGTCGGCCAAGGCCAGGGTCAGGCATTGCGCCAGCCTGGCAGACGCCAAGGCGGCCTGGCAGAAATTACCGGCGAGCCTGGTACTGTGCGACTGGCACCTGCCCGACGGCTGCGGCCTGGAGCTGATCAAGCTGATCCGCAAGACCGACAAGCACACGCCGGTGATAGTTATCAGTGCCAGTGCCGACAGGGACAGTGTCAGGGTGGCCCTGCATCACGGCATTAACGACTTCATCGCCAAGCCCTTTGATCTGCCCATGCTGCAAAAGCGGCTGCAGGCCGTAATCGCCGACGCCAGTGCCCGTGCAAAATCCATCGACGACAACACCGACCTCTCCGAAACATCCGACGTCCCTTCGGTGGAGGAATGGCTGGAGCAGGCGCTCAGTGAGAAACTGCAATTGCCTGGTGCCCTGGACAACGACAAGGTGCTGCCACTGCTCAGTCGCATCGACGAGCTGAGCACCGCCGAACTCACCACCACCTGGAAGAACGAAACCGCCCTGGTTACCCGGCTGCTGAAACTGGCCAACAGCGCCTCGCTGCGCCGCAGCGGCAAGCCGGTCTCGCGTCTGGATGAAGCCATCATCACCCTGGGCATCTCCCAGTCGCTGAACTGTGCCCTGGCCATGAGCCTCGACATTTCCGGTGCCTTGACCCACGCCGAGTTCAGTGAGCAGGCACAGCAGCATCAGGCCATCGCCGAGCAGGTGGCCGCCATCGCCCGTAACATGGCCCTGAGCGTGGACACAGACGGCGCCAGCTGCCACACTGCCGGCCTGCTCAGCCGCTGTGGCGAGCTGGCGGTACTGCGCACCCTGCAGCAATACCTGGACCAGGGAGGTACGCTGAATGCCGGCCAGGCGGAGACCTTGCTGCAGCAATGGGGCCCCCGCTATGGCAACCGGCTCAAGATTCAGTGGGGGCTGCCCCTGCCGTTGAGGGAACTGATTGGCGCCGTACACATGGCACCCGCTCACGCCACCCGCAAGGCCCCCACCATCATGCATCTGGCCGGTCTGTGTGTGGCCTCAAAGCTGTACGGTACCGACACCGAACGGCTGCTGCAGCGTGTTGGGCTGGATCCGGAAAAATGGCTGAACCAGCCCGACTGA
- a CDS encoding response regulator, translating into MPQHQEPRRVLYVEDDDDIREIARLALEVVGEFEVMLCASGEDALAGAAAFNPDIILLDVMMPGMDGPSTLTALRRQPALEKIPVAFMTAKIQPREIAAYKAMGAVEVIAKPFDPMTLSEQIRTIWHTARA; encoded by the coding sequence ATGCCACAACACCAGGAACCCCGCCGCGTTCTTTACGTGGAAGACGACGACGACATTCGTGAAATCGCCCGGCTGGCGCTGGAAGTCGTGGGAGAATTTGAAGTGATGCTGTGCGCCTCGGGGGAAGACGCCCTCGCCGGAGCCGCGGCCTTCAACCCCGATATCATACTGCTGGATGTGATGATGCCGGGCATGGACGGCCCTTCAACCCTCACCGCCCTTCGCCGGCAGCCGGCCCTGGAGAAAATTCCGGTGGCCTTTATGACCGCCAAGATCCAGCCGCGAGAAATTGCCGCCTACAAGGCCATGGGTGCCGTTGAGGTGATCGCCAAACCCTTTGACCCCATGACCCTGTCCGAGCAGATTCGCACTATCTGGCACACGGCCAGGGCATAG
- the mnhG gene encoding monovalent cation/H(+) antiporter subunit G, with the protein MMTEMITSLFLLLGSFLMLLAGIGIIRMPDLLTRMHATSKAGALGAGLLACGFAVYFPEVSVVVRALAVVVFVIMTAPVAAHVLARAGYFVGIRLWEGTVKDVIKERYDLKTHQLGSSARKRDD; encoded by the coding sequence ATGATGACTGAGATGATTACCAGCCTGTTTCTGCTGCTGGGCTCTTTCCTGATGTTGCTGGCCGGCATCGGCATTATTCGCATGCCCGATCTGCTGACCCGTATGCACGCCACCAGCAAGGCCGGTGCCCTGGGAGCCGGGCTGCTGGCCTGCGGTTTTGCGGTGTATTTTCCCGAGGTCAGTGTCGTGGTAAGGGCGCTGGCGGTGGTGGTGTTCGTGATCATGACGGCACCGGTGGCGGCTCATGTACTGGCCCGGGCCGGCTATTTTGTGGGCATTCGGCTGTGGGAAGGCACGGTCAAGGACGTGATCAAGGAGCGTTACGATCTCAAGACCCACCAGCTCGGCAGCTCCGCCCGCAAGCGGGATGACTGA
- a CDS encoding monovalent cation/H+ antiporter complex subunit F, with protein sequence MFELALTLSFVFLSLGLVLATVRLLIGPTLPDRVVALEVIASLTIGFILVYSIAYDTPALIDVVIVLALTSFMAAVGFARYLERGGQRDDD encoded by the coding sequence ATGTTTGAACTTGCCCTGACCCTGTCGTTTGTCTTTCTCAGCCTGGGCCTGGTGCTGGCCACGGTGCGGTTGCTGATCGGCCCCACCTTGCCGGATCGGGTGGTGGCGCTCGAGGTGATCGCCTCGCTGACCATCGGATTTATTCTGGTGTACAGCATTGCCTACGACACACCGGCACTGATAGATGTGGTGATCGTGCTGGCGCTCACCTCCTTTATGGCGGCGGTGGGCTTTGCCCGCTACCTGGAGCGGGGAGGCCAGCGCGATGATGACTGA
- a CDS encoding Na+/H+ antiporter subunit E, whose product MKAFGWNMLLAMAWVVLSGTYTISNLVIGILLSYLVLAYVGRDKPTFARYLGKAPRIVNFVLFFIWDLIKSNARVAYDVLTPTHLMRPGVIAIPLDLKDEGGITILANLITATPGSLTLDVSSDRKVLYVHLMYLEDESRQLAEFKALEARVIDLLG is encoded by the coding sequence ATGAAAGCCTTTGGATGGAACATGTTGCTGGCCATGGCCTGGGTGGTGTTGTCGGGCACCTATACCATCAGCAATCTGGTGATCGGTATTCTGCTCAGTTACCTGGTGCTGGCCTATGTGGGTCGAGACAAGCCCACCTTTGCCCGTTACCTGGGCAAGGCGCCGCGTATCGTCAATTTCGTGCTGTTCTTTATCTGGGACTTGATCAAGTCCAATGCCCGTGTGGCCTACGACGTGTTGACCCCGACGCACCTGATGCGGCCGGGGGTGATCGCCATTCCACTGGACTTAAAGGACGAAGGCGGCATTACCATTCTGGCCAACCTGATCACCGCCACCCCGGGCTCCCTGACCCTGGACGTGTCGAGTGATCGCAAGGTGCTCTATGTGCACCTGATGTACCTGGAAGACGAGTCCCGCCAGCTGGCGGAATTCAAGGCCCTTGAGGCCCGTGTTATCGATTTGCTGGGATGA
- a CDS encoding Na+/H+ antiporter subunit D codes for MKAEVIIPILIPMLAGALCLTCWRWRLVQRWISVLSGAGLLVASLVLLHKVQHDGIQVAYMGSWPAPYGITLVADLLSAIMVVVTGVIGLAVAVYSLATMTRSHEAFGYYPLLHLMLAGVTGAFLTGDIFNLYVWFEILLIASFGLMILGGERAQMEGAIKYVTLNLISSAMFLTAVGLLYGYAGTLNMADLAVKLNGPEQSGLVTVIAMLFLVAFGIKAAAFPLFFWLPASYHTPPVAISAVFAGLLTKVGVYALYRVFSLIFVQDTDFTHGTVLMAMGIFTMVTGVLGAAAQFEVRRILSFHIISQIGYMLVGLALFTPLAVAGGVFYIFHHIIVKTNLFLVSGVMYRYHGSYDLSRLGGLYRSAPWLAALFMVPAMSLAGLPPLSGFFAKFTVIKAGVLEGHWLMVAMALIVGLLTLYSMVKIWAEAFWKGLPDEAKPLRGQQDPHLYVLYGPIVVLALITLTIGFGAEWFVQLAMATAEQLLSPAGYIEAVLGGSQ; via the coding sequence GTGAAAGCAGAAGTTATTATACCCATTCTTATTCCCATGCTGGCCGGGGCCCTGTGCCTGACCTGCTGGCGTTGGCGGCTGGTACAGCGCTGGATTTCCGTGCTGTCGGGGGCCGGCCTGCTGGTGGCATCCCTGGTGCTGCTGCACAAGGTGCAGCACGACGGCATTCAGGTGGCCTATATGGGCAGCTGGCCCGCGCCTTACGGCATCACCCTGGTGGCGGACTTGCTCAGCGCCATCATGGTGGTGGTGACCGGGGTGATCGGGCTGGCGGTGGCGGTCTATTCCCTGGCCACCATGACCCGCAGCCACGAGGCCTTTGGCTATTACCCGCTGCTGCACCTGATGCTGGCGGGAGTGACCGGGGCCTTTCTTACCGGCGATATCTTCAACCTCTATGTGTGGTTCGAGATCCTGCTGATCGCCTCCTTTGGCCTGATGATACTGGGCGGCGAGCGGGCACAGATGGAGGGGGCCATCAAGTATGTCACCCTCAACCTGATCTCCTCGGCCATGTTCCTGACCGCCGTGGGCCTGCTCTACGGCTATGCCGGCACCTTGAACATGGCGGATCTGGCGGTGAAGCTGAACGGTCCCGAGCAGTCCGGCCTGGTGACGGTGATCGCCATGTTGTTCCTGGTGGCCTTTGGCATCAAGGCGGCGGCCTTTCCGCTGTTTTTCTGGCTGCCGGCGTCCTACCACACCCCGCCGGTGGCGATCTCGGCGGTGTTTGCCGGCCTGCTCACCAAGGTGGGGGTCTATGCCCTGTACCGAGTGTTCAGCCTGATCTTCGTGCAGGACACCGACTTTACCCACGGCACCGTGCTGATGGCCATGGGCATTTTCACCATGGTTACCGGGGTACTGGGGGCGGCGGCTCAGTTCGAGGTACGGCGCATTCTCTCCTTTCACATCATCAGCCAGATAGGCTATATGCTGGTGGGGCTGGCGCTGTTCACGCCGCTGGCGGTGGCCGGCGGCGTGTTTTACATCTTTCATCATATTATCGTGAAGACCAACCTGTTCCTGGTGAGCGGGGTCATGTACCGCTATCACGGCAGTTATGATCTGTCCCGGCTGGGGGGCCTGTACCGCTCGGCGCCCTGGCTGGCGGCTCTGTTTATGGTTCCGGCCATGTCGCTGGCGGGACTGCCGCCGCTGTCGGGCTTTTTTGCCAAGTTCACGGTGATCAAGGCGGGTGTGCTTGAAGGCCACTGGCTGATGGTGGCCATGGCGCTGATCGTGGGCCTGCTGACCCTGTATTCCATGGTCAAAATCTGGGCCGAGGCCTTCTGGAAGGGACTGCCCGACGAGGCCAAGCCACTGCGCGGGCAGCAGGATCCGCACCTGTATGTGCTGTACGGGCCCATCGTGGTGCTGGCGCTGATCACCCTGACCATCGGCTTTGGCGCCGAGTGGTTTGTGCAGCTGGCCATGGCCACGGCGGAGCAGCTGCTGTCGCCGGCGGGCTATATTGAAGCGGTGCTGGGAGGAAGCCAATGA
- a CDS encoding Na+/H+ antiporter subunit C — MENLFAFVVGGLYATALFMMLRRSVVKLVIGLIILSNAANLLIFTSGGLVRGAPPLIPEGLYQPVGAIADPLPQALILTAIVISFGVLAFAVVLIHRAYEVIGADDVNEMKSTDS, encoded by the coding sequence ATGGAAAACCTGTTTGCCTTTGTGGTGGGCGGCCTGTACGCCACCGCCCTGTTTATGATGCTGCGGCGCAGCGTGGTCAAACTGGTGATCGGGCTGATTATTCTGTCCAACGCCGCCAACCTGCTGATCTTCACCAGCGGCGGCCTGGTGCGGGGAGCCCCGCCGCTGATTCCGGAAGGCCTGTACCAGCCGGTGGGCGCCATTGCCGACCCGCTACCCCAGGCGTTGATCCTCACCGCCATCGTGATCAGCTTCGGGGTGCTGGCCTTTGCCGTGGTACTGATTCACCGGGCCTATGAAGTGATTGGCGCCGACGATGTCAACGAGATGAAGAGCACGGATTCGTGA
- a CDS encoding Na+/H+ antiporter subunit B gives MISGSSLILQTATRFLVPLLFLFSVFLLLRGHNEPGGGFIAGLVASGAFALHLFAFDAGSTRKLMGVESQLLMGCGLLLALVSGTVGMVFNGQPFLSSQWWSLYVPGLGELKLSTPLFFDIGVFLVVVGVVTTIMLSLAKVEE, from the coding sequence ATGATCTCCGGTTCGTCGCTGATTCTGCAGACCGCCACCCGTTTTCTGGTGCCGTTGCTGTTCCTGTTTTCGGTGTTTTTGCTGCTGCGTGGCCACAATGAGCCCGGTGGCGGTTTCATCGCCGGGCTGGTGGCGTCCGGGGCCTTTGCCCTGCACCTGTTTGCCTTTGATGCCGGCAGCACCCGCAAGCTGATGGGGGTGGAAAGCCAGCTGCTGATGGGCTGCGGCCTGTTGCTGGCCCTGGTCAGCGGCACCGTGGGCATGGTGTTCAACGGCCAGCCGTTTCTGTCCAGCCAGTGGTGGTCGCTATATGTGCCGGGGTTGGGTGAGCTCAAGCTGAGTACACCGCTGTTTTTTGATATCGGCGTGTTTCTGGTGGTGGTCGGCGTGGTCACTACCATCATGCTGTCCCTGGCAAAGGTGGAGGAATAA